TGCAGTCTCTGTTGGAGATTTCCAACAGAATCCTGGACCAGATCCAGCAGGTCCAAAGCTCATTCCTTAGTCGACTAACATACACTAAGCCTTACCAACATATCACCCCCTGTCTCCCAAATCTCCACCGGCTGCCTGCCAAATACCACATCACTTACAAGATCTTCTCACCTGCAAATCCCTCAGTGTCCTAGGCAGTGGGCACCTGTCAGACCTTCTTCAATCAAACACACTGAGTCAGACCCAACAGTCCTGTGTGTCATGTGTTCATTTTCTGTCGCTTGCACCAACCTCTCTCTCATCTGAGTTACAAGATGCTCTTCAAAACGTTGTTTGACTTTACTCCTTGAGTTTAATTATGCACTCTATGTAAAACATCCCTGAGTTTCTTGAAAGACACTATGTAGATCTTAGGTATCATTGTTCTTATTACTATACAGTTTATATAAAGTAGCATGACTATTAAACTGacattatttagcatttttatttaatcatacaAGATGATGTGTGATTGGTTTACAAAAGCAGTCGTGATTATGATGTTTTTGTGGAGTACATGCAGTATGACACAGGTGTTTTGTACTTcttacattgttttgtttaactTCGACCAGGTTTCCTTTATGTGATGTAGTTTCTTTAAGCTAAGTGCATTTCccctttgatttgattttttattttgcatacaGTAAACAGGAGACCGCTGACATTTAGCATAagacatgttttgtgtttggggtacaaataaattatttgacaCACAAAGTTTGTAATGGTTGTGTCTGTCACTGTCTTTGCCACTGTTGCGTAGAATGTATTGTCACATTCTGAGCCAGCCTGAGGTATAATTAAACTTTGGGTGTGTTGATCACATGGCCAGTTTGAGGCCAAAAGAACCACAATTAGAATTTACAGCTGGTTTTCTTATTTGAAGCCACTCCTATCTCTACTTGAGTTTTACATGATGTACAGATTCAAGTACCAACATATGAATAAACTCAAACACACCACCATCCTGACTGGTTGCAGGACAGCCCTCTAATATCTGTCTTAGTCCTTACACAACCTTGTTCTGGCCCCAGTGACATGTATCTTTTGCATAATTGAATTGTGACCAGGtcttagtttgaaaaaaaatatttaaaagatttagttaacttatttgtttctttctgaaacatgtaacattaattattttatgtacagtttaaactttatttaactaGTCCATTGGTAGTAGAAAATGCTTCAGGTTGGTTACACAAATGCATTTGGAGATACATGAAGAACGCTCCTCAAGCTAAAAAATCTGTGGGAAACTCAGACATAATTGAGCAGCCGAGTTCAGTAACTGATGACTGATACACTCCAGTAAAAGTTAACTGtaagtttttgattaaaaagataaatttaaaaatcattaggtcatcaaaaaaatcaaatgttctaTAGTTTTGATTGGCTTAGCTGGAACTGGGTCCCTGAATGAGATTCACCATCAGGACCTCATACAACGTTCGGCCGCCCATGGCCATGTGCAGGCTTTGCATGAATGAACTGCCAGTGGGGTTGCCAGGTTTAGATATAATCCCgtaaatatcaaacattaaTTTTACTCAATGAATTATACCTGTCGGCAGTTTGAAAAAAACACGGATGTCCAGTTAAGTCGCTTCTTTGGGTTGATTCATTTGTGGGAATCTATCCTCCAGGTTTGAAACGCCACAGAGAACGGAGGATATAATACAGAAAACTGGCAACCCGTACTCCCATCTGTCACACATTCTGTCATTGGGCAGGACACAAACACTGTTTCATGATAGCGCCAATATTCAGCTAGCAGCTAAAAAGTAAGGTAAAAGGGGAAAGCAGGAGGCATGGGCTCGGGAGAGAGTACGACCAGGAAAGTATCCTTCGGCGTGGACGATGAAGACAGAGTCAGGATTCTCCGCGGGATAAAGGTGATGCTAATTTAGCTAGCGTCCGATAAGTCATGCTGACGATAGTTTAATGCTGGCCAGCTGGAAGCTTGTTGCTCCAGAGCACATACACAACAAACCCTCAGACTGTGGGGAACGTCAGGTGTACCACCTGTGAAGGAGGATGGAGGAGCTGTGAAGGTGGTGGAGCAGGTTGATTCACGAGCCCTGGAGGGTCACTTTTCCTCTTCGCCAGACTTCATTGGATACAAGAGGGCCGTAGCAGTTCAACGTAATTATTCGCAAACTAATTTACGTAGCCGATGGCCAATTCAATGTGGAAATATGTAAGGTATATAGATAACATCGGCTTAAAACCGTTCTATCTAGACTAATATGCTTTACTTTCTTATGACACCTTATTATTTTGAGCGTTGTAGTATATTTACCAATTATGATGCGAAATGAACGTAAAGTACGGTCACTATTGTAGATGAACTTGCGTGCTGCATTGCTGCTTTGTCATGAATTCATTTGAGAAGTAAATGTCATCACAGcctgttttgtatttcttttgagGGCTTAAAATGATTAGTTTTTGAATGGAGTTTGGTGAAAGGCTTAAGCACAGCAGTGCTGCATTCGAGGGCGAGTTTGCGTGTCGGAATTTTACATTATAATTAACCACAAGTAAGAAAGGACGGTAATTTTTGTGGTACATTGTGGCAAGACGTTTGGACAAAGTACAATGTGCCATTTGTCCTTTTAGTTGCTTTGTATGTCCATATTCCTGTTTTAAACGTTTCTTTTGGCTTACCAAATGAGACTCAACATTTCACGTGTTCCAGTCATGTTTGTGCAAATACCTATTTTAATGTAACTACTTAAAAATACTACACTGAACagtagtttttttaaaactactgtttagttgtttaaaaaaattactgtttttttttttttttttttgctttgacaaCAAATGTAAGCTTATTCTCCTCTTGTTAACCAACATCTTCCACCCAATTTGTTAACTCACAAGCATCTGCGACCAGAATTTGTCCGTGCTGTTTTGTCCAGCCAGAGTTTTCTCTTTGGGGTTGTTTTCATGCATTTGTGGGATCACAGCAATTGATGcattaatatttgattattgtttttaagacttATTTCAGAATTTAGACTAACGACGCACTGGAATTTAAAAGATTCTATCTATTTCAGGAGTTAGGTTTTCTTAAGTTGTCCAAAAATATCTGTCAAGAGCTAAAAGTCAAAGTGATAACTGTGTTTGCCAACTCTGGCTGCACATTCAGATTTAATGAGTCATAGAGCGTGTCAGTGAATGGCCCTGCCCTCTGCGGTTTTATGTGTAGCTATGTTTAACCGTTTCCCATAGAAACATCCAAACGGCTGTATTAGTGGGACCTGGtctgtattttcagatttaagtTGCTCTGACCTGTTTCTCTTGAATAAATCTGCACCAAATATTGTGTATTATTGTTCCATATTATATTATCAATGTTTGTTGATTAAGATATGAAGTTGTTTGTAGACTGTTAGTTTGTATGCTCCATACCCAGCTCCTAAATGTCTCCTCTTTCTCCTGGCAGCTGTCAGAGGACGTTCTCCAGAGGATGAGAGGAGTGGCTAACATTCCTCCAGAATCCTCCTCTTCAGCCACAAGTcctcagaaagaaaaaggtaaaagtttgaCTTTAACTTTTTGTTAGCAAAAGATCATATCTGAACTTTACTCTCTTGTTCATGTTGgactttaaaatggaaaaacttcAGAGTGTTCCGATCATTTCTAATTATAGCATGAAGAAGCAGAGTGTGTCAGTAACGAACtcttgaaaacacaaacacacacacgcccccccgccccccacacacacagccacacacgcccacacccaCCCCTAAATTCATATTTATAATATGAATCATAAATATGAATTATGCTCTTCAACATGTAGAATTCAGTCTTTGGAGCTTAATGCTCACCAGAGAAAGTACTGCATTGCTGAATTGTCACCGTTTCTCATATGAAATGTTTGGCTTTGTGACCAGGTGCCTCTCGCAGTGCCAGCTCAGCCTCTCAGGCCCAGCAGAGCCCCCCTCACCGGGCCCCGCCCAGCAGCAAGTCCGGGAAGACATTCGCTAAAGATGAACAGAGAAGGTGGGTAAGACGGTCAAATCCAAAACCCATTTATTCCTGGTACACAAACGCAGCATTGATGATCACATTTAGCTTTATGTATTGTCGCTACTCACTTATTAGTTGCCTGGAGGAGATAATGATGTCTTCTATTTAGTCTGCAGTCAATAACTTATGACAAGACAATTATTGTcctattacaaataaaaaaatctgccaatggaactagtccttttttcatcaataataaggaGTTATTTAATCCTATCTTATTTtacttctatatcttgctggaaagttacttgtaacttagttttgtcttattttagctgtactaagatatttgcactagaaactagaccaacaatccttggtaagattttctgcttttgcagtGTACCTATTGTTGCTATTGACATTTTCTGCTCCTTGATAAATTATTGAAGTAGTTTTATTGCCTGTCACTGGTCACCTGTATCTAATGGGAAAATGCAGACTAGAACAATATGGAATATTTCCATCTTTAAACCAATCTGGACAAATACTTAGGGAAAGGAATAATATCCAATTTGTGGTTATGCATATAAAGCTTGACCACTGTAGAAATatctttcattcattcatagtaAAATGTTATAGttacatctttgaaaaaagCTCACAAATGGCCTGAACTGTGAATATTTGACTTGCGGAGACATCTCAACCATTTGAGTGTAACAATAATAGTCAGGATTAAACATTTGTCAGGTCGTAAGAAAATGGAGCCTTTTCTGtaataatttatgatttatgtTGTAATTTGTATTAGGTATGAGCGGCAGCAGACGATACTGAAGGATGAACTGGCCAAGatggcagaaagagagagggaggcagCGAGAGAGGAGCTGGTTAAAACCATGAGCCGAGAACGACAACAAGCACGAAAGGAAGCAGAGAAGGCCAAAGAATTggtacatacacacacatgcacgcacgcacccccccacacacacaacaacCTCACAATGTCTCTCTTtgttggacacaccttctcaatCAAATCACAGTACCCAAAGTCCATCCTCCTGAGAAATCTTTCCCATAGTGTAATCTGTCTTAGAATAATTCTTTACTCAGAAGATAAAAGAATTCGAACATTTGACACAGATCCTCTCTGTCCAATCAGGCTGAGAttgagcctttttttctttaaaggttttgtttgctctagtggcctttatttgaaagtagtttgacaggaaagcgggtaatgagagagggaagacatgcggcaaatttCACCAGGCCGGTAATCGAACCTGCGGCTATCGCCACGAGGACTAAGGGGCCATGGTTtgcccctgcaccaccacagcatgttaaaatgtattattttctttcgTCTTCATTGTTCTGACTACTTTTTTGTACCTTATTCTGTAAAACACCGtacagttaaattaaaaatacttctatAATCctagaaataaagtaaattaatcAGATTTCATAATAATTGAGATCATCTCTGTATTATTTCAGTTTCTATAGAAACAAAAGTCTTGGTTCTGAGAAAAACATAAGAAGTAGAAGGTACTTGTTGTCTTTTCTGTCGCAACTACCAAATTTCTCATTGATATTAATTCTGCAGATTTACATGTAAAgtgcattataaataaaatgttattaatagGATATCCTGACATCACCACATTCAGTAGGAAAGTACATGTTATTTATGAATGTGATGGATTTCATCCTAGAACAATCACAGGGATAACCTGTAGGGGGAGCTGCTGTCTTTCATTTGCAGGAATGcgtttttagtttctgttctccttttttttctttttcattttttgtttctgcagaatcAAGGTTTTACAAAAGTTCAGTGGtgtaactgttttaaaaaaaaactaattaactTGAGTGTCTGTGAGTTGGAGGAGATATGCTTTTGTGGAGTCAAGTCATGATTCAgtttgctgtctttttttttttctccagccaAATTGCAAGTTGGAGTGTTTTGTACTGACACAAATTGCTTCTCGGGTTTGCATTTGTAATTTCCATGGTGATACTCACTCTGCCTCACTCCTCCCTTCTTATCCTCACCTATTTCCTCCCTGTTTCTTTTCTATCTTTTCCTTGTCACCGTGTTCTGCCTCCCTCATCTTCttgcttttctgtctttctttctctcagccccccccccccccccccccccccccccctccttacCACCTCCATCCTCCAtctccttctgtctttttttctgttttctatccCAGCCCATCACTCTCTCCTTTCTGCCCTGGAGACAGTATTATCAGCGAAGTGCACGCGGTAAATTGCACCCTGAGAGTTTCCTGGGGTTGCAGATAGGAGTGGGGCAGCCTTGGAATTATAGTTGTGGAAAGGGGAGAGCTTGTTGTACACACCAGTTGGTGCCTTCATGTGACTCTCTCGCTCCCCTACTTCCACCCCCACCCTCTGTGTTGAGATGTGCTGTAGTGCCCGTCTTATCTCCACTCTAACATACTCCTACTTCTAATAAAAAGCCTGCTGGAGGGATGGCGTGAGCAGAATGACCGGTTGTGCGGACTGGACGTCCTTATGCTAAGGGCTCCTTGTAATTACTTTGTCCTGTGCCATGA
The genomic region above belongs to Xiphophorus maculatus strain JP 163 A chromosome 1, X_maculatus-5.0-male, whole genome shotgun sequence and contains:
- the LOC102230928 gene encoding MICOS complex subunit mic25a-like isoform X1, with the protein product MGSGESTTRKVSFGVDDEDRVRILRGIKLSEDVLQRMRGVANIPPESSSSATSPQKEKGASRSASSASQAQQSPPHRAPPSSKSGKTFAKDEQRRYERQQTILKDELAKMAEREREAAREELVKTMSRERQQARKEAEKAKELSADEMEAMAQQLQKKDSQLKALDAFYKEQLAQLEQRNFERFKESKDQFHQAASVTEASFRSRNTAPVCPGLQAQILSCYKDNKDQTLNCSDLVKEYMQCINAAKKNLLVNHG
- the LOC102230928 gene encoding MICOS complex subunit mic25a-like isoform X2 translates to MGSGESTTRKVSFGVDDEDRVRILRGIKLSEDVLQRMRGVANIPPESSSSATSPQKEKGASRSASSASQAQQSPPHRAPPSSKSGKTFAKDEQRRYERQQTILKDELAKMAEREREAAREELVKTMSRERQQARKEAEKAKELAQQLQKKDSQLKALDAFYKEQLAQLEQRNFERFKESKDQFHQAASVTEASFRSRNTAPVCPGLQAQILSCYKDNKDQTLNCSDLVKEYMQCINAAKKNLLVNHG